In one Roseburia intestinalis L1-82 genomic region, the following are encoded:
- a CDS encoding PD-(D/E)XK nuclease domain-containing protein, which yields MWGTQPTFSYFDVGREDTGNQEPERFYHGFVLGLIADQTDIYEIRSNRESGFGRYDVMMVPKEREKTKIPAIILEFKVKNNKKEQTLEENSTVITSADQRKKYDAELLARGIPKEKIRHYGFAFEGKNVLIGS from the coding sequence GTGTGGGGAACCCAACCGACGTTTAGTTATTTTGATGTCGGAAGGGAAGACACTGGAAATCAGGAACCGGAAAGATTTTATCATGGATTTGTGCTTGGACTAATAGCAGACCAGACAGATATCTATGAAATCAGGTCAAACCGGGAAAGCGGCTTTGGCAGATATGATGTCATGATGGTTCCGAAAGAGCGGGAAAAAACAAAAATACCAGCAATTATATTGGAGTTTAAGGTAAAAAATAATAAAAAAGAGCAGACACTTGAAGAAAACAGTACAGTCATCACTAGTGCAGATCAAAGAAAAAAATATGATGCCGAACTGTTGGCACGGGGAATACCAAAAGAGAAGATCAGACATTATGGATTTGCATTTGAAGGAAAAAATGTGTTGATCGGATCGTGA
- a CDS encoding bacteriocin transport accessory protein: MKKFIILLLSIFLAMSLAACGNKTDSRDSSGKTEIKDAKELLTTVWNSYEEDEKFAIAGGDMTEENMTEDAPGTFGITDADELDRMLGFPAADAEKIDNAASIMHMMNANTFTCGAYHLKNADDVKSVAADLKENVMGRQWMCGFPDKLVVISLDDYLVSVFGNEELVNTFKDKLTQTYENAKVISEDGIV; the protein is encoded by the coding sequence ATGAAAAAATTTATAATACTATTGCTTTCAATTTTTCTTGCAATGTCACTTGCTGCCTGTGGAAATAAAACAGACAGCAGGGATTCATCAGGAAAGACAGAGATCAAAGATGCCAAAGAGCTTCTTACCACAGTCTGGAACAGCTACGAAGAAGACGAGAAATTCGCCATCGCAGGCGGAGATATGACGGAAGAAAATATGACAGAGGATGCGCCGGGGACATTTGGGATCACGGATGCGGATGAATTAGACCGCATGCTTGGCTTTCCGGCGGCGGATGCGGAAAAGATCGATAATGCGGCTTCCATCATGCACATGATGAATGCGAACACATTTACCTGCGGTGCCTATCATCTGAAAAATGCAGATGATGTAAAGAGCGTAGCGGCAGACCTCAAGGAAAATGTGATGGGCAGACAGTGGATGTGTGGATTTCCGGACAAGCTGGTTGTAATTTCGTTGGATGATTATCTGGTATCTGTTTTTGGAAATGAAGAACTGGTAAACACGTTTAAAGACAAACTCACGCAGACTTATGAAAACGCGAAAGTCATCAGTGAGGACGGGATCGTATAA